A single region of the Vidua macroura isolate BioBank_ID:100142 chromosome 12, ASM2450914v1, whole genome shotgun sequence genome encodes:
- the LEO1 gene encoding RNA polymerase-associated protein LEO1 isoform X5, with product MADMADLFGSDADSEPEHKDSDSGSDSDSDQENAGSGSNASGSDSDQDDDREAIKPSNKELFGEDSEDEGASHHSGSDNHSERSYNRSEGSGHSEHEDGEQSDGEQHSASEAAHDDDEDEREHGSEEGSHRSEGDGSEKAPSEDEKWGKEDKSDQSDDEERQQNSDDEERQQNSDDEEKVQNSDEDERPQVSDDEERLQNSDEEKMQNSDDEERPQASDEEKMQNSDDDERAQRSEEEKIQNSDDEERAQHSDEEEQEHKSVESARGSDSEDEVLRMKRKKPIASDSEAESDTEGQKEHADVMDLFGGADDISSGSDGEDKPPTPGQPIDENGLSQEQQEEEPIPETRIEVEIPKVNTDLGNDLYFVKLPNFLSVEPRPFDPQYYEDEFEDEEMLDEEGRTRLKLKVENTIRWRMRRDEEGNEIRESNARIVKWSDGSMSLHLGNEVFDVYKAPLQGDHNHLFIRQGTGLQGQAVFKTKLTFRPHSTDSATHRKMTLSLADRCSKTQKIRILPMAGRDPESQRTEMIKKEEERLRASIRRESQQRRMREKQHQRGLSASYLEPDRYDEEDEGDDAISLAAIKNRYKGGIREERARIYSSDSDEGSDEDKTQRLLKAKKLNSDEQVVSLLLQLMGIFC from the exons ATGGCCGACATGGCGGATCTGTTCGGCAGCGACGCGGACTCGGAGCCCGAGCACAAAG ACTCCGATTCTGGCTCTGATTCCGACTCCGACCAGGAGAACGCTGGCTCTGGGAGCAATGCTTCCGGCAGCGACAGCGACCAGGACGACGACAGGGAGGCCATAAAGCCCAGCAACAAGGAGCTGTTTGGAGAGGACAGCGAGGATGAAGGGGCATCCCATCACTCGGGGAGCGACAACCACTCCGAGAGATCCTACAACCGCTCGGAGGGCTCGGGGCACTCGGAGCACGAGGACGGGGAGCAGTCGGACGGGGAGCAGCACAGCGCCTCCGAGGCTGCGCACGACGACGACGAGGATGAGCGCGAGCACGGCTCGGAGGAGGGCAGCCATCGCTCCGAGGGAGATGGTTCTGAGAAAGCGCCCTCGGAGGATGAGAAGTGGGGCAAGGAGGACAAGAGCGACCAGTCTGATGAtgaggagaggcagcagaacTCTGATGAtgaggagaggcagcagaacTCTGACGATGAGGAGAAGGTGCAGAACTCGGATGAAGATGAAAGGCCACAGGTGTCTGATGATGAGGAAAGACTCCAGAACTCAGATGAGGAGAAAATGCAGAACTCTGATGATGAGGAAAGGCCACAGGCCTCAGATGAGGAGAAGATGCAGAACTCTGACGATGATGAAAGGGCCCAGCGGTCTGAGGAGGAGAAGATTCAGAACTCTGATGATGAGGAAAGGGCCCAGCACTCCGATGAGGAGGAACAAGAACACAAATCTG TAGAGTCTGCAAGGGGCAGCGATAGCGAGGACGAAGTTCTGCGAATGAAGCGGAAGAAACCGATTGCATCAGATTCAGAAGCGGAGAGTGACACAGAAGGGCAGAAAG AGCATGCAGATGTCATGGATCTGTTTGGAGGTGCCGATGACATTTCCTCAGGGAGTGATGGAGAAGACAAGCCACCAACCCCAGGACAGCCCATT GATGAGAATGGACTGAGTCAAGAACAGCAGGAAGAAGAGCCTATTCCAGAGACCAGAATAGAAGTAGAAATACCAAAAGTAAACACAGACTTGGGTAACGATTTGTATTTTGTGAAGCTGCCCAACTTCCTCAGTGTGGAGCCCAG ACCATTTGATCCCCAGTATTACGAAGATGAATTTGAAGATGAGGAGATGCTTGATGAAGAAGGTAGAACTAGGTTAAAACTCAAG GTAGAAAACACAATACGATGGCGGATGCGACGAGATGAGGAAGGGAATGAGATCAGAGAAAGTAATGCACGGATAGTTAAATGGTCAGATGGAAG CATGTCCCTCCACTTGGGCAATGAGGTCTTTGACGTGTACAAGGCACCGCTACAAGGAGATCACAATCATTTGTTCATCAGACAAGGGACAGGCCTGCAAGGACAGGCTGTGTTCAAGACCAAGTTAACCTTCAG GCCACACTCTACAGACAGTGCCACTCACAGGAAGATGACTCTGTCTCTGGCAGACAGATGTTCAAAGACCCAGAAAATTCGTATTTTGCCAATGGCAGGCCGTGATCCAGAGTCCCAGCGCACAGAAATGATCAAG AAAgaagaggagaggctgagggctTCCATCCGCAGGGAGTCGCAGCAGCGGCGGATGCGGGAGAAGCAGCACCAGCGGGGGCTGAGCGCCAGTTACCTGGAGCCCGACCGCTACGACGAGGAGGACGAGGGGGATGATGCGATCAGTCTGGCAGCTATCAAAAACAGATACAAAGGTGGCATCAGAG AGGAACGTGCTAGAATCTACTCTTCTGACAGTGACGAAGGCTCAGATGAAGATAAAACTCAAAGACTACTCAAGGCAAAGAAACTTAATAGTGATGAG CAAGTAGTTTCACTGTTGCTGCAGTTAATGGGGATATTCTGCTGA